ACAACTAAGGAAATGATTAGAAAGCTAAATAACTTAAATGTACTTTTCATGTATTTACTTAATTTTAGGGTCTGGCAATTTACAACATTTATCATTTAATACGAATATATAAATATAATAATTTTATATTATGTTAGAAATACTCTTAGTTAACGATTGTTTTTTCATTTTATTATAAGTAATCTTGCAAAAGATATACTAATGTAGTAACCATATCGTTATCTAATTGAATTTATGAAAAGACTTCTACTCCTTCTTATATTATTTTTAAGTTTTTCCAGTACTAGTCAAACTTCAAACACTGTACTTTCTAACGGTACATGGTATAAATTTGCAATTGACACTACAGGAGTTTTCAGAATAAATGCCGAATTCTTGCGCAATTTAGGATTAAATCCGAATTCTATTGATCCTAGAAACATAAAAATTTACGGTAATGGTGGTAAAACCCTTCCTGAATTAGCTTCAGACTTCAGATATAATGATTTACAAGAAAATTCAATATTTGTTAGCGGTGAAGCCGATGGTAGTTTTGATAGTAACGATTATGTTTTATTCTACGGAATTGGCCCACATAGTTGGTCTGTAGATATTCCAAATGAAACAGCATCACACGTTCAAAACATATATACGGATCAAGCATTCTATTTCATAACGGTTGCTGATACTCCTGGGAAAAGAATTACTAATCAAGCTGTACTAACTGGAACTTCAACAACTACCATCAATACTTATGATGATTATATTTTTTACGAAAAGGAAAATGTAAGTTTACTTGCCGTTGGTCGATTATGGTTCGGGGAAAACTTTTCAGTTAATCGAACTCAAGATTTCAATCTTCCATTTCCTAATGCCGCATCCGGAAATCCTATAACAGTTAAAGTAACTGCAGCATCACAATCCACTACAGCTTCAAATATGAATATCACTGTAAATGGTTTTAATGCTCCAACAATCGGTTTCCCTCCTGTTTCAAACTCAACATCATCAGGACTAGCAAGATATGGACAAAGCACATCACTGGTAAATTCAGCCAATACAATCTCAGTTCAGTTAGATTATAATAACAATGGAAATCCTTCAGCTAGAGCGTTTTTAGACTATATTGAGGTTATTGGTAAGAAAAATCTAACCTCATCTGGACAACAATTTACGTTTAGAAGTTTTGCAGAGGCTAAAGCTACGGGAATAGTAGACTACACTATTGGAAACGCTACTGAAATATTCAGAGTTTGGAATGTTACAGATCCTATTAATATTACCAATGTAGAAAACGAATCTGCTTCAAATTCTAATTTTATTTTTAAATCAAACGGAGGTAATTTAAACGAATATGTTGTAGTTAATGAAAATGACTATTATACACCAACTCAAATACAAGATCGTAGAGTAGCTAATCAAAACATACACGCTTTAACCGACATTGATTATCTTGTTATTACCAATAGCGAACTATTTAATGAAGCACAACGTTTAGCTGATTATCATCAAAATAATTCTGGTTTTAATTCTAGAGTAGTATTACTTTCAGAAATATATAATGAATTCGCATCAGGTAGTCCAGATGTTACTGGAATTAGAGATTTCATCAAATACCTGTACGACAATTCCGCATCAAACAAACTACAATATGTTTGCTTTTTTGGTGATTCATCATATGATTATAAAGATCGTATTTCTGGAAATAATAACGTAATGCCAACATTCCATGCTACTCAAAGTTTTGATTTGGTTTCATCTTATGTTACCGATGATTATTTTGTAATGATTGATGATACTGATGGAAGAATGTTAGGAAATGATAATATTGATATCAGTTCAGGTAGAATTCCTGTTACCACGGTTCAGCAAGCAAACAATGTTGTAAATAAAATTTTAAGTTATTACAATACATCTTCATTCGGAGATTGGAGAAATACCGTGACACTTGTTGCTGATGATATAGATGTAACTACAGACGCAACCTTACAATCAGGTTTAGAAGAAGTTGCAGATAGCATTAAAAAATACAAACCTATATTTAATGTAAATAAAATCTATGCTGATGCTTTTAGACAGGAAAATTCTTCTGGTGGTGAACGATATCCTCAAGTAAAAAACGCAATTACGAACACTATTGAAAAAGGAACCTTAGTATTTGATTATTTTGGACATGGTGGTGAAGACGGTTTAGCAGCAGAAAGGGTATTAGAAATTCCTCAAATACAAGAATTCAATAATAGTAATTTACCTTTATTTATTACTGTTACTTGTGAATTCTCAAGATTTGATAACCCTTTGAGAGATACCGCTGGAGAACAATTATTTCTCAATCCTAATGGTGGAGCCGTAAGTATGATTACTACCACGAGAGATGTTTTTATTTCTTTAGGAGAAGCCTTTAATAAAGAACTCACAAAATATGTTCTAGATTTTGATAACGCCGATGATGCCATTGCCAAAAACCTAATCAAAACTAAGAACGAAACAACGAGTAGCCAGCGATTTTTCATCTACTATTTCGGAGATCCAGCGATGAAACTTGCTATACCAAAACCCGATATACGTATTAGTAGAGTAAATGATGTTCCCATTACACAGCCTATAGATACATTAAAAGCGCTTTCAAGAATTAAAATTGACGGAATTGTTACCGATAATTCAGGCACTCCTTTAAACAATTTTAATGGAACAGTATTTACAACCATCTTTGATAAACCAATTGATAAAACAACTTTAGATAATGATGGTTTTGGAATCATAAATACATTCGATTCTCAAGAAAGTAAGATTTTTCGCGGAAAATCATCAGCTCAAAATGGAAACTTTAGTTTTGAATTTATCGTGCCAAAAGATATTAAAATTACTTACGGTAATGCTAAGTTTAGTTTTTATGCAGAAAACCAGGAAATTGATAAATCTGGTATTAATTTAGATGTTGTTGTAGGAGGAATTAATGATAACGCTCCGGAAGATTTAATTGGACCAGACATTCAATTATTTATGAATGATGAGTCATTTATTGATGGAGGGACCACCAACAGCTCTCCTAATCTAATTATAAAGCTTTCAGATATTAGTGGTATTAATACATCAATAACCGCTGTTGATCATGATATTGTAGCTATTTTAGATGATAATCAATCCGAACCGATCATACTCAATGATTTTTACGAAACAGAACTTGATGATTTTACTAAAGGAATTGTTAATTATCAATTACGAGATCTAACAGTTGGTACACATACAATAAAAATAAAAGCTTGGGATACATATAATAATTCATCTGAAGCTACGTTAACTTTTGAGGTTGTGAGTGATACTAAATTACTCTTAGAAAATGTTTTGAACTATCCAAACCCTTTCACTAATTATACGGAGTTTTGGTTTAATCACAACAAACCGAATGAACCATTAGAAGTTCAGGTTCAAGTATTTACTATTTCAGGGAAATTGGTTAAAACCATTAACGAAACAGTACAGACAACAGGTGGACTATCAAGATCAATTAATTGGAATGGTTTAGATGATTTCGGAAATAAAATAGGGAAAGGTGTATACTTATATAAACTAAAAGTAAGATCAACAGTAAGTAACCTTTCCTCCGAAAAATACGAGAAGCTCGTTATACTATAATAAAATTATATATTTGCCAAAACAATGTTAAAATTAAAAATGAAAAAATTTATACTACTGACACTATTAATTGGGTTAGGTTTTAAAGCCACTGCCCAATCTAAAGCTATTACAACATCGCTTCCTTTCTTGTTAATCACATCAGATGCAAGAGCGGGTGGTATGGGAGATATTGGAGTTGCAACTTCTTCAGATGCTTTCTCTTTATTTCATAATCCAGCTAAAATAGCATTCAATGAAAGTAAATTAAGTATTGGGGCAAACTACGTACCTTGGTTACGTAATCTAACTGATGATATTTTCGCAGGAAATTTATCTTTAGTAAATAGGTTTAGTGAAAATAGTGCTTGGGGAGTTGATTTAAAATATTTCTCTTTAGGAAGAATTGAACTTACAGATGATATTGGATTACCAACTGGTTTTAAAAACCCAACTGAATTTGCTTTATCCGGATATTACTCTTTAAAATTAAGCGAGCGTTTTTCTATGGGAGTTGGTTTAAAATATATTAACTCTAATTTAGATGTTGATGATTCTTTAGAAGCCGTTAACTCGTTTGCTGTAGATATTTCAGCATACTACCAATCTGACGAAGAAAATTATGGAACTTTCAACGGACGTTACCGTATTGGTGTTAACGTTGCAAACATAGGACCGAAAGTAGAATACACGCCAGGTGAAGAAAACTTTATTCCAACTATTGGTAAATTAGGAGGTGGGTTTGACTTTATCTTCGATGACTATAATACTTTAGGCGTTAATGTAGAGTTTAGAAAATTACTAGTACCTTCTAGTGGTACTGCTTCTTCAAGAGGTTGGTTTGAAGGAATGTTCACTTCTTTAGGAGATAGAGATTTTAGTGAAGAATTAAAAGAGGTAAATTGGTCATTAGGTGCCGAATATATGTACAACAATGCATTCGCAGTTAGAGCAGGTTACTTTAATGAGAGTGAAATTAAAGGAAACAGAAAGTTTTTCACTATGGGTGCTGGTTTTACAGCTCAAGCTTTTTCTGTTGATTTATCATACTTAATTAATACATCGGATGTAAACAATCCATTAGAAAACACATTACGTTTTTCTTTAGCGTTTGACATCGGTGAAATTTATGAAGACTATTAATATTGTTTTTTAGTATATTAGTAAAAAATTAAAAGCAGTCTTTTGAGACTGCTTTTTTTGACTCTTAATTTTTATGAAAGAAATAGATTTTTCTTTAAAAGCAAAAATGTTTGATTCTGTTTCAGAACTTTCTCAAGATGAACAGAATTTAATGGATAAAGCTATAGAAGCAAGAAATAACGCTTATGCTCCTTACTCTAAATTTCAAGTTGGAGCTTCAATACTTTTAGATAATGGTGTAATTGTTACAGGGAATAATCAGGAGAATGCTGCTTATCCATCAGGAATGTGTGCAGAGCGTGTTGCTATCTGGAGTGCTGGAGCACAATATCCAAATATGATTGTTAAAAAAATTGCTATTACAGCTGCTTCTTCTGAAATTGAAGTTAAAAATCCAGTTGGTCCTTGTGGAGCATGTCGTCAAGCTTTATATGAATATGAATTCAATCAAAAAGAACCTATAGAAATTATTTTCATGGGAGAAACGGGCAAAATTATTAAAGTAACATCTTTAGCTTCTCTCCTACCTTTTTCTTTTGACAGCTCTTATTTATAGAATTTAAATAATTCAAAAAATTAAGGTTTTAAATTAAAATAATGCATTTATCAAAAGGAACCCGGTTTCATATTCGTATTTTTAACCTCTAAATTTTAAGAATATTGAAATTAACACGTATTGAAATTTCAATATTCGTAAAAATAAAAGATCCGATTGATAATTAATAGGTTATACACACTAAATCCTTTTTATTTGTTGTTATAGTAGGCCCTAACATTTATTTAGATGACAGCAGAAATAATTGGTACTGGAAGTTACATTCCAAACATTAAGAAGGAAAATAAACAATTTAGTGGTAATAGATTTTTAAATGCCGATGGTTCATCATTTGGATCTAATAATACGGTTATTATTGAAAAATTTAAAACAATTACTGGAATTGAAGAAAGACGATATGCAGAAGATCATTTTAACGCTTCAGATTTAGGTTATCTTGCCGCTGAGAAGGCTATTGAAAATGCCGGTATCAATTCAGAAGACATAGACTATATCATCTTTGCTCATAATTTCGGAGATGTTAAAAACAATGCTATACAGAGTGATATCTTACCTAGTTTAGCTACACGTGTTAAGCATTTACTTAAAATTGACAATCCAAATTGCGTTGCTTATGACATTTTATTTGGTTGTCCTGGTTGGATAGAAGGTGTTATTCAAGCGAAAGCATTCATTAAAGCAGAAATAGCAAAAACTGTTTTGGTTATTGGTTCTGAAACTCTATCGAGAGTTATAGATAAACATGATAGAGATTCAATGATTTATAGTGACGGAGCAGGCGCATGTATTGTTCAGGCTTCTAACAAAACTGAAAGTGGTATTTTAAGTCATGCTTCGCAAACGTTTGCGAAGAAAGAAGCTTATCACCTTTTCTTCGGAAACTCATACGACAAAAACGAAGATCCTAACGTACGTTATATAAAAATGTATGGTAGAAAAATTTATGAATTTGCTTTAACTCATGTTCCTAACGCAATGAAAATTGCCTTAGATAAAAGTAATGTTGATATATCAGAAGTAAAAAAAGTATTCATTCATCAAGCCAATGAGAAGATGGATGAAGCTATAATAAAACGTTTTTACAGACTTTATAAAAAACCTGTACCTGAGTTTATTATGCCTATGAGTATTCATAAATTAGGAAACAGTTCAGTCGCTACAGTACCTACTTTATTGGATTTGGTTTTAAATAATAAAATCGAAAATCATACAGTAGAAAAAGGGGATGTAATTATCCTAGCGTCAGTTGGAGCAGGTATGAATATTAACGCAATTGTTTATCGTTATTAAAATCTAAAAAATAAGGGCAAAAATAAAATCAAACTATTATTTTTGCGGATGCAACAACACAACGTACTTATTTTAGATTTCGGTTCGCAGTACACGCAATTAATTGCGCGCCGTGTAAGAGAGTTAAATATTTATTGTGAAATTCATCCTTACAATAAAATTCCAGAAAACTTAGACAATTTTAAAGCAGTGATTTTATCCGGTAGTCCATACTCAGTAAGATCAGAAGAAGCACCGCATCCAGATTTATCAGGAATTAGAGGAAAGAAACCTCTTCTTGCTGTATGTTACGGAGCACAATATTTAGCGCACTTTTCAGGAGGTTTAGTAGCACCATCTAATACTAGAGAATATGGTAGAGCTAATTTATCTTTTGTTAAAGATGGAGAAAACTTCTTTAAAAATATATCTACAGGAAGTCAAGTTTGGATGAGTCATTCAGATACGATTAAAAACTTACCTGAAAATGGAGTTTTATTAGCAAGTACTCATGACGTAGAAAATGCCGCATATAAAATTGAAGGCGAAACTACTTATGCTATTCAATTCCACCCAGAAGTATATCATTCAACTGATGGTACACAATTATTGAAAAACTTCTTAGTTGATATCGCCGAATTAGAGCAAAACTGGACTCCAAACTCATTTGTGGAATCTACTGTGAATGGTCTAAAGGAGAAATTAGGTGATGATCGTGTAATTTTAGGTCTTTCAGGAGGTGTAGATTCAACAGTTGCTGGTGTACTTTTACACAAAGCAATTGGACAAAACTTACATTGTATTTTCGTTAATAATGGATTATTAAGAAAAAATGAGTACGAAAGTGTACTTAAGCAATACGAAGGAATGGGATTAAACGTTAAAGGTGTAGACGCATCTGAACGTTTTTT
This genomic window from Tenacibaculum sp. 190524A05c contains:
- the porV gene encoding type IX secretion system outer membrane channel protein PorV — its product is MKKFILLTLLIGLGFKATAQSKAITTSLPFLLITSDARAGGMGDIGVATSSDAFSLFHNPAKIAFNESKLSIGANYVPWLRNLTDDIFAGNLSLVNRFSENSAWGVDLKYFSLGRIELTDDIGLPTGFKNPTEFALSGYYSLKLSERFSMGVGLKYINSNLDVDDSLEAVNSFAVDISAYYQSDEENYGTFNGRYRIGVNVANIGPKVEYTPGEENFIPTIGKLGGGFDFIFDDYNTLGVNVEFRKLLVPSSGTASSRGWFEGMFTSLGDRDFSEELKEVNWSLGAEYMYNNAFAVRAGYFNESEIKGNRKFFTMGAGFTAQAFSVDLSYLINTSDVNNPLENTLRFSLAFDIGEIYEDY
- the cdd gene encoding cytidine deaminase, producing the protein MKEIDFSLKAKMFDSVSELSQDEQNLMDKAIEARNNAYAPYSKFQVGASILLDNGVIVTGNNQENAAYPSGMCAERVAIWSAGAQYPNMIVKKIAITAASSEIEVKNPVGPCGACRQALYEYEFNQKEPIEIIFMGETGKIIKVTSLASLLPFSFDSSYL
- the porU gene encoding type IX secretion system sortase PorU yields the protein MKRLLLLLILFLSFSSTSQTSNTVLSNGTWYKFAIDTTGVFRINAEFLRNLGLNPNSIDPRNIKIYGNGGKTLPELASDFRYNDLQENSIFVSGEADGSFDSNDYVLFYGIGPHSWSVDIPNETASHVQNIYTDQAFYFITVADTPGKRITNQAVLTGTSTTTINTYDDYIFYEKENVSLLAVGRLWFGENFSVNRTQDFNLPFPNAASGNPITVKVTAASQSTTASNMNITVNGFNAPTIGFPPVSNSTSSGLARYGQSTSLVNSANTISVQLDYNNNGNPSARAFLDYIEVIGKKNLTSSGQQFTFRSFAEAKATGIVDYTIGNATEIFRVWNVTDPINITNVENESASNSNFIFKSNGGNLNEYVVVNENDYYTPTQIQDRRVANQNIHALTDIDYLVITNSELFNEAQRLADYHQNNSGFNSRVVLLSEIYNEFASGSPDVTGIRDFIKYLYDNSASNKLQYVCFFGDSSYDYKDRISGNNNVMPTFHATQSFDLVSSYVTDDYFVMIDDTDGRMLGNDNIDISSGRIPVTTVQQANNVVNKILSYYNTSSFGDWRNTVTLVADDIDVTTDATLQSGLEEVADSIKKYKPIFNVNKIYADAFRQENSSGGERYPQVKNAITNTIEKGTLVFDYFGHGGEDGLAAERVLEIPQIQEFNNSNLPLFITVTCEFSRFDNPLRDTAGEQLFLNPNGGAVSMITTTRDVFISLGEAFNKELTKYVLDFDNADDAIAKNLIKTKNETTSSQRFFIYYFGDPAMKLAIPKPDIRISRVNDVPITQPIDTLKALSRIKIDGIVTDNSGTPLNNFNGTVFTTIFDKPIDKTTLDNDGFGIINTFDSQESKIFRGKSSAQNGNFSFEFIVPKDIKITYGNAKFSFYAENQEIDKSGINLDVVVGGINDNAPEDLIGPDIQLFMNDESFIDGGTTNSSPNLIIKLSDISGINTSITAVDHDIVAILDDNQSEPIILNDFYETELDDFTKGIVNYQLRDLTVGTHTIKIKAWDTYNNSSEATLTFEVVSDTKLLLENVLNYPNPFTNYTEFWFNHNKPNEPLEVQVQVFTISGKLVKTINETVQTTGGLSRSINWNGLDDFGNKIGKGVYLYKLKVRSTVSNLSSEKYEKLVIL
- a CDS encoding ketoacyl-ACP synthase III; protein product: MTAEIIGTGSYIPNIKKENKQFSGNRFLNADGSSFGSNNTVIIEKFKTITGIEERRYAEDHFNASDLGYLAAEKAIENAGINSEDIDYIIFAHNFGDVKNNAIQSDILPSLATRVKHLLKIDNPNCVAYDILFGCPGWIEGVIQAKAFIKAEIAKTVLVIGSETLSRVIDKHDRDSMIYSDGAGACIVQASNKTESGILSHASQTFAKKEAYHLFFGNSYDKNEDPNVRYIKMYGRKIYEFALTHVPNAMKIALDKSNVDISEVKKVFIHQANEKMDEAIIKRFYRLYKKPVPEFIMPMSIHKLGNSSVATVPTLLDLVLNNKIENHTVEKGDVIILASVGAGMNINAIVYRY
- the guaA gene encoding glutamine-hydrolyzing GMP synthase produces the protein MQQHNVLILDFGSQYTQLIARRVRELNIYCEIHPYNKIPENLDNFKAVILSGSPYSVRSEEAPHPDLSGIRGKKPLLAVCYGAQYLAHFSGGLVAPSNTREYGRANLSFVKDGENFFKNISTGSQVWMSHSDTIKNLPENGVLLASTHDVENAAYKIEGETTYAIQFHPEVYHSTDGTQLLKNFLVDIAELEQNWTPNSFVESTVNGLKEKLGDDRVILGLSGGVDSTVAGVLLHKAIGQNLHCIFVNNGLLRKNEYESVLKQYEGMGLNVKGVDASERFLSALEGISDPETKRKTIGRIFIEVFDDEAAKVENAKWLAQGTIYPDVIESVSVNGGPSATIKSHHNVGGLPDFMKLKVVEPLRMIFKDEVRRVGASMGIDKELLGRHPFPGPGLAIRILGDITSEKVRILQEVDAIFIDGLKESGLYNSVWQAGAILLPVNSVGVMGDERTYEKVVALRAVESTDGMTADWVNLPYEFLQKTSNKIINNVKGVNRVVYDISSKPPATIEWE